The Polypterus senegalus isolate Bchr_013 chromosome 5, ASM1683550v1, whole genome shotgun sequence genome includes the window gggtgacagttcaatGCCCCGACACATACAGCCAAGACAGTGCAGGAGTGGCCTGGGGACAAGTCTCCCTCTGAGGGTCCTCGAGTGGCCTGGACTTCAACCCTGTGGAGggtcctgaagatggcagttcacagacgcTCCTCATCCCATCAGATGGAGCTTAGGAGGATCCGAATGGGATCAGCTGGCCAAACGCAGCTGTGCGAAGCTTGTAGAGAAGAAGACCCCAAGCAGGAATTGCTGCCTTCCACCAAGTCCTGAATTAAGAGTGTCGGTGCTTCGAGGAACGGCAGATTGGAGTGCAGTAACCTCCATTGTGTCAGATTGGGggttgatggacaaaaatgacaatctttttggtttcaaattaaatcaattaaagtGTGCAGCAAGTGAGGGGGTCTCAAGACTTTCACAGTCCACCTTCTGCAATCATTGTATTGGGGTCTTTTTATTAACTTTgcagtttattattgtattgtgtgtaTCTTTAACTGGATCatgtggagtgtgtgtgtgtgttcatcatgataTTCATTTTCACGTAAAGCCCATTGGTAGCTCACTGATTGCTGCTGCTCCTTCACAAATCCCTCACAtgagtgcagtttgcatgttctccccgtgtctttgttggttttcctctcacatccacaAAGACACGCCAGTCGTGGTCATCTGACGTTCCTAAACGGTCCGACTCTGAGTGGCCATCTCGTCCcaggttgtttcctgcctcgtgcccagtgctgctgcgaGAGGCTCCATCTTGACCCCATAAGCAGCCCTGGACTGTGTTAAAGGAACTGCCTGTGACGCCGAGCTCTAGTCGGAGCTTGAATTGTGATACATGAATTATTAAGAGTGTCCTGCAAACTGAGCTGATCTGCCTCTCATTTTTGGTTTCAGGTCTGCCACCGGTGCCTGGTCAGATGTCCACTGGGCCACCCAAGAAAATGTGGAACCAGCTGAAGTAAGCGTATGAAGCACGGAGAGAGCACCTCACCTGTCAGCTGCCACCTCATTGACTGCTGCGTTCATTCAACAGTtaagtaaaaggcgctatatgagatgATCTTGTTAACTGCACATGTAAGGCGCTGTATAAACGGCTTCTTCAAACAGCTCagagtgtaaggcactatatataaagtGACCTTGTAAGTGCACTATTAAATAGTTCaatgtgtaaggcgctatataaaatgaccTTTGTATCTGCATTGTTAGATGGTTCAGCTCTATAATGTAACCTCACGAGGGTCTAATAAGCAACATTAAATGGTTGTGTTAACTGCTGTGCTCAAAGGTGAAGTGTAAGTCACTATACTTAAGAAACAAAGTGTATTGTTAAGCCGTTTagtgtgtaaggcgctatataaatggacCTTATTGATTGCTGTTTTAAACGGCCCAGTGTGTTAGGCGCTACATGAAAATAACCCTGTTAATTGCATCGGTAAATGAGCTGgcatgtaaggcgctatataactcggAGTCTGTTCATTGTTTCCTTAAACGTTTGAGATTGCATTGTTAGACGGTTCAGTACGTGAGGCCGCGCTCATTACGCCATTAAACGACTGTGTGACTTGATCTGGCTGATTGCCTTGAGAACGGACTAgcatgtaaggcgctatatgactGAAGTGCTGCTTTAAACGGCTCTCTATAGAAGACGCCGCACTAAACACCCTTGTTGGTCGCATTGTAAACGATATAatatgtaaggcgctatatacatggGCCTTGTTATTTGCTTGTTTAAATATCCAGTGTATAAGGTGCTAAATgacttccatccatccgtccattatccaacccgctatatcctaactacagggtcacgggggtctgctggagccaatcccagccaacacagggcgcaaggcaggaacaaaccccgggcagggtgccaccccaccgTAGGCTAAATTAATTGATTTGCTTAATTACCTTGTAAACGGCCTAGcaggtaaggcgctatataaattaacTTTATAAACTGCTGCGTTAAACGGTTCTGTACTTAAAACGCATAGCACAGCCTTGTTAATTGCATTGTAAATGTTCCAAAGtgggcgcacggtggcgcagtggttcacttccgggtcctccctgcgtggagtttgcatgttctcccgtgtctgcgtgggtttcctcggcgctccggtttcctcccacaatcttaAGCCCAgcgtggattggcgattctaaattggccctagtgtgtgcttggtgtgtgggtgtgtttgtgtgtgtcctgcgttgggttggcaccctgctcaggattggttcctgccttgtgccctgtgttggctgtgaccctgtattcggattcagcgggttggaaaatggatggatgttccaaagtgtaaggcgctatataaatggacTTTGTTAACTGTTGCTCTAAACAGTTCTGTGTATACAATAAGACGCCCCACAACACAGCCTCGTTAACTGCGTTGTAAGCGGACTAaaaggtaaggcgctatatacgttAGCCTTGTTAGTTGCCTCTTTGAACGGTTCAgtatgtaaggcgctatataaaacaattCTGCTAACTGCATTGTTATAGTACCTCACAGAGTGAACCGTTTAACAATGCATGTAGCAAGAttgttgtatatagcgccttacatacTGACCGCTAAACGGACCAGCGTGTAAGGCGCTGTATACAATGACGTTGTAAACTGCTCCGATAAACGGTCTAAcgtgtaaggcgctatattaaaaattaacatcatttttaagtgtttatttaaaGGCCTCAAGCCGTTAGACACAATATAAGCGGCCTTGTCGATTATTTCTTTAAACGTTTAAATACGCATATGAATTTGAAATAACGTTTGAATTTGCGGCGCTTCGTGACACAGCGGCTCAGTATATGAGGCAGCACGTGGAATGGCCGTGTTCATTACACCGATAAACGGCCCCGTGTGTTTGGCGCTATATAAACTGACGGAGACCCCCAGCTCATCGATTGGTGGGCCAGTCGAGAATTCGGACAGGAGACGCACGGACTTGTCGACCTGCGCGACGCAGACAGcgcacttcacttcacttcacttcacgtGACGCGGCCATTCACTCAGACGCGGGTGTGTTGGGGAGTGCGGAGCGGAGTGAGTCAGTCGACTTGCGCTCGGTCTGCTCTCTCACTCttactctcactctcactctctccttGCTTAGCAGATCCACCAAATGAACTCTGAAGGAGCTGCGAGGACAGCCGCGGATCGCCTCCCACATTAATTCCTGacgttttttctttctttttttactttgggGGCTCCGGCGGGCTCCCCTGTGACTCGCTCAGACAGCGGAGGCAGCGGCGGCTGGTGGTCTCGAGCTCGTCTCTCCGCGCTCTCCCGCTCACCCTATAGCGCAACTCGATTTTTATCTCTGAAGTGGGATGGCTCGCAAAAGTCGATCGGCTTCGAGAGCATAAAAATGAAGTGGTGATGCTGCGCTGCCGAGAGCTGCCGGCTCGCGGACGGACCGAGGGACGGGCGGACTGGCGGACCTGCTCTGAAGCCGAGCGCTCAGGTGTCGTTGGACGCCGTCGCACCTGAAGACTCAGTGAGGTGACGGGCCACTCCGAGGAGCCACAGAGAGGCGAGCTCGGCGACTGGAAGGGGGAGCGCGCGCGCGCTTATCGATCCGTCCACCGAAACCCGATTCTCCTTAGCGAGGCTCCGCACGACCAGCAAAATTTCGTCCAAAAGCAGACAAGACGATCGCCCCGCGCTGACACGAATTGTCGGCAGGAAGCGGCTCATCGCCGCCGGGGCTCTGGGGGTCGTCATGGTTCTGGTCTTGGTGATCCTCATTCCGGTGCTTGTCAACTCGGCGGGGACTTCGGCCCATTACGAGATGCTCGGCACCTGCAGAATGGTCTGCGACCCCTACGGGACTAAGTCGCCCAGCAGCACCGCCACTGCAGAGACCATTCGGGACCACAGCCTGATCCAGTCGTTGCCCACCTTCATCCAAGGACCGAAAGGAGAACCGGGCCGACCGGGGAAGGTTGGCCCTCGGGGACCCCCTGGAGAGCCGGGGCCTCCAGGTCCGGCGGGACCCCCGGGGGAAAGGGGAGAGCCCGGCCGGCCAGGATTACCCGGTCCGCCGGGCCCAAACGTGGCCGCCGGGGCGATCAGCGCCGCCACGTACAGCACGGTGCCCAAAATCGCCTTCTACGCTGGGCTTAAGAAGCAGCACGAGGGATACGAGGTGCTCCGGTTCGACGACGTGGTCACAAACCTGGGAAACCACTACGACCCCACGACCGGCAAGTTCACCTGCTCCATCCCTGGCATCTACTTCTTCACTTATCACGTCCTCATGCGAGGGGGCGACGGGACCAGCATGTGGGCGGACCTCTGCAAGAACAACCAGGTGAGCGAGCTGAAGCAGGTAACTCGGCCGGGGCTCCGCAGGTGAGCCGCGACGGTTTGGGTAAAGTGAAGAAGAGGGGCGAGTAGCTTTTTGGGGGGGGAATGGCGAAAGCTGGGGCTGGTAAAAGTTATCGGATCGGCGAAATACAGTAATTCTGAACAAGAGCTGCGCGAGTATGGAGGAGAAGCAGCGACTGGGACCAGCGCCGTGTATCGCTCCTGCCTAACGGTGATGCTGATGCCGGGGTAGGCTGCTGTCCCTTTCGTACGTCAGTTtaagaatccatccatcaattttccatcccgctatatcctaactacagggtcacgggggtctgctggagccaatcccagccaacacagggcgcaaggcaggaaacaaaccctgggcagggcgccagcccaccgcagcgagTTTAAGAATCTTAatctttaataatataataataaaacagctcATCAGTTCCTTTCACTCCACTTTAGTTTGTATAGCGCCCTTCGCAGAGCGCTGTCACATTATCTcaggtatatataatatatatatatgagggctAGTATAACTGTGTCATTGGGTAGTATAACTGTGTCATTGGGCTCCGACCACCGCAGATGTCACTTCGCGTCTTAAGTTGACCGAAACTTTAAGAATAATTTGGggggataaataaataaatacgctaCTCGAGCTCCCATCTCCCGG containing:
- the c1ql3a gene encoding complement C1q-like protein 3, whose product is MVLVLVILIPVLVNSAGTSAHYEMLGTCRMVCDPYGTKSPSSTATAETIRDHSLIQSLPTFIQGPKGEPGRPGKVGPRGPPGEPGPPGPAGPPGERGEPGRPGLPGPPGPNVAAGAISAATYSTVPKIAFYAGLKKQHEGYEVLRFDDVVTNLGNHYDPTTGKFTCSIPGIYFFTYHVLMRGGDGTSMWADLCKNNQVRASAIAQDADQNYDYASNSVVLHLEPGDEVYIKLDGGKAHGGNNNKYSTFSGFIIYAD